Proteins encoded within one genomic window of Hahella chejuensis KCTC 2396:
- a CDS encoding 3'-5' exonuclease, which translates to MRLLQHIDQKLCRITAYRNSTQATRRERCREIAGNWLAMDPLFLDTETTNLDDTAEVVEIAVTNRHGTKLLNTLVKPQGPMSAAAQNVHQISELELKGAPSWPITYPRVYKLLYKRPVIIFNADFDVRILRQTCNAWALPPIPFTPLCAMRLYAEFHGQWSEKGQFKYQSQARALEQIGHPAAATSLHRAAYDAQMTSEIIYTMATGIKPLRAA; encoded by the coding sequence ATGAGACTTTTACAACACATCGACCAGAAACTATGCCGAATAACGGCATATCGCAACAGCACCCAGGCAACCCGCCGGGAGCGCTGCCGGGAAATCGCTGGGAATTGGCTGGCAATGGACCCGCTATTTCTGGATACCGAAACCACGAATCTCGACGATACTGCCGAAGTGGTCGAAATCGCCGTGACTAACCGCCACGGGACCAAGCTGTTAAACACATTGGTTAAACCACAAGGCCCCATGTCGGCAGCGGCGCAGAATGTACACCAGATATCAGAGCTTGAGCTGAAAGGCGCGCCGAGCTGGCCGATCACCTACCCTCGCGTGTACAAGCTGCTCTACAAGCGCCCAGTCATCATTTTTAACGCCGATTTCGACGTGCGGATACTGCGTCAGACCTGTAATGCATGGGCGCTTCCACCTATTCCATTCACTCCACTCTGCGCGATGCGGCTTTACGCAGAGTTCCATGGTCAATGGAGTGAGAAAGGACAGTTTAAATACCAAAGCCAGGCGCGGGCGCTGGAGCAAATAGGACATCCGGCTGCGGCAACCAGCCTGCACCGGGCCGCCTACGACGCACAAATGACAAGCGAGATCATCTACACCATGGCGACCGGCATCAAGCCGTTACGCGCAGCATAA
- a CDS encoding DUF7706 family protein, translating to MTNKVQLNVELDQETAEALADYCRRFCFADLRSLADDDDQAYRMRNGLLEIQRCLATAEHNPGDL from the coding sequence ATGACAAACAAGGTGCAATTGAATGTAGAGCTGGACCAGGAAACAGCAGAAGCGTTGGCCGACTACTGCCGCCGCTTTTGCTTCGCTGACCTGCGATCGCTCGCTGACGACGACGATCAAGCCTATCGCATGCGTAACGGCCTGTTGGAAATCCAACGCTGTCTGGCCACCGCCGAACACAACCCAGGTGACCTATGA
- a CDS encoding YfdQ family protein, protein MDRSAIELIQQTAIAAAQDMSATSIPTVVLPDNLRIHSLEQYMDHPARFRGRFSTQSIDAFGEYCQSFDGAQIFVDGNAMDAVAIFDLGNPDIPGHAEHTAVVQLKKTAEFQAVEKIDGAKLSQRTMAEWLEDWRHNIVVYEESPFGEDAEKPLPIHQAISRIRSVTIKHVSEQTQEEKEFASQKTALERIEAQSSGGKLFWGIAFICEPYSEMGERPIFARLTACPGRTEVEMILRISRPEAIQTEIATEFADMITRIFEPMNTEVMNFPVHMGTFTTRK, encoded by the coding sequence ATGGATAGATCCGCTATCGAACTGATCCAACAGACCGCGATCGCCGCCGCTCAGGACATGAGCGCCACCAGCATTCCCACGGTTGTTCTTCCAGACAACCTGAGAATCCATTCGCTGGAACAGTATATGGACCATCCAGCCCGCTTTCGTGGGCGGTTTTCCACGCAAAGCATCGATGCCTTTGGCGAGTATTGCCAAAGCTTTGACGGAGCCCAAATTTTCGTTGATGGGAACGCCATGGACGCGGTCGCCATTTTTGATCTGGGCAATCCTGACATTCCAGGACACGCCGAACACACCGCAGTAGTGCAACTCAAAAAAACGGCTGAGTTTCAGGCGGTCGAAAAGATCGACGGAGCAAAGTTATCTCAACGAACTATGGCGGAGTGGCTGGAAGACTGGCGCCACAACATCGTTGTGTATGAGGAATCCCCCTTCGGCGAAGATGCTGAAAAACCCCTCCCCATTCATCAAGCAATCTCGCGCATCCGCAGCGTAACGATTAAACACGTTAGCGAACAAACGCAAGAGGAGAAGGAGTTCGCAAGCCAAAAAACAGCTCTGGAGCGCATCGAGGCGCAAAGCTCCGGCGGAAAGCTGTTCTGGGGTATCGCCTTCATCTGCGAGCCCTATTCAGAAATGGGCGAGCGCCCTATCTTCGCCCGGCTAACCGCCTGTCCAGGTCGCACCGAGGTCGAAATGATCCTCCGCATATCACGGCCCGAGGCGATCCAGACTGAAATCGCAACCGAATTCGCGGACATGATCACGCGCATTTTCGAGCCTATGAACACTGAAGTCATGAACTTCCCTGTCCACATGGGGACATTCACCACCCGGAAATAG
- a CDS encoding phage antirepressor KilAC domain-containing protein, with protein MVNKSLINGNTYTMQEAAGILDVNAHKLFAHLRDQHILIDGNMPHPTYIHQGYFKTKRTYWTHSHLGEQEYVRPLVTEKGLRWLDGIVKQAPAGVGLRNCSTPDYRGAFSAAG; from the coding sequence ATGGTTAACAAAAGCTTGATCAACGGCAACACATACACCATGCAGGAAGCCGCCGGCATCCTTGACGTCAACGCGCATAAGCTGTTCGCGCACCTGCGAGACCAGCACATTCTGATCGACGGCAACATGCCTCACCCCACCTACATCCACCAAGGATATTTCAAAACCAAGCGTACGTATTGGACCCATTCTCACCTGGGAGAGCAGGAGTACGTCCGCCCGCTGGTAACCGAAAAAGGTTTGAGGTGGCTCGATGGAATCGTCAAGCAAGCGCCCGCGGGAGTGGGCCTTCGAAATTGCAGCACTCCGGACTACCGCGGAGCGTTCAGCGCTGCTGGCTGA
- a CDS encoding helix-turn-helix transcriptional regulator, protein MDINDAIKNSKVVFDGHGKYTHKQAIVILLLIARYSTERIAAALGVGVPAVKQHLQASMHNVRATDRTDLVAQLFINGYLRPRAETSEPSIRGVKRWITLSIVIFLLFSPAAMRTQQRAAPRPTRTAQVRIQRSGGRPKDYLYTNELVG, encoded by the coding sequence ATGGATATTAACGACGCAATCAAAAACAGCAAAGTCGTTTTCGATGGCCACGGGAAATACACCCACAAGCAAGCCATCGTCATTCTGCTTTTGATCGCCCGGTATTCGACCGAGCGCATTGCTGCCGCCCTTGGCGTTGGTGTCCCCGCCGTTAAGCAACATCTGCAGGCCAGTATGCACAATGTCCGTGCAACAGACCGCACCGACCTGGTTGCCCAGCTATTCATTAACGGCTATCTGCGCCCTCGCGCAGAGACTTCCGAGCCCTCTATTCGTGGCGTAAAGCGCTGGATAACCCTTTCTATTGTCATTTTCTTGCTGTTCAGCCCAGCCGCAATGCGGACGCAACAACGCGCCGCACCCAGGCCCACACGCACTGCGCAGGTCCGAATACAGCGCTCCGGCGGCAGGCCTAAAGACTACCTATACACCAACGAATTAGTGGGGTGA
- a CDS encoding helix-turn-helix domain-containing protein has protein sequence MIPELFHDDVQFDREGFKLRLRQAQDYYGYTQQQVADAIGVQRSKYAKWVLTERSELPDLGELTRLCVFYQQWPIWFLAGVQGPSRHKGQQLLQDDLFARWNSDGDFQYLVRMLMMMDAGFVKRLAGLVDDFRLGTAGGE, from the coding sequence ATGATCCCTGAACTGTTTCATGATGACGTTCAGTTCGACAGGGAAGGGTTTAAACTGAGACTGCGCCAGGCGCAGGATTACTATGGATACACGCAACAGCAGGTCGCTGACGCTATCGGTGTGCAGCGGTCTAAATATGCAAAGTGGGTGCTGACCGAGCGGTCTGAACTGCCGGACTTAGGGGAGCTGACCCGGTTGTGTGTGTTTTACCAGCAGTGGCCGATCTGGTTTCTTGCGGGAGTCCAGGGGCCGAGCCGGCACAAGGGGCAGCAGTTACTGCAGGATGACCTGTTTGCGCGCTGGAATAGTGACGGCGATTTTCAATACCTGGTCCGCATGCTGATGATGATGGACGCGGGTTTCGTTAAGCGGCTGGCGGGGTTGGTGGATGATTTTCGACTAGGTACGGCGGGCGGAGAATAA
- a CDS encoding response regulator, with protein MRSKRVLVVEDNPDDIALIRRVLDRKDIHCQLEFVDNGAKALYQVQQAKYDLIILDIGLPIANGFEVMSAVRKPGANQHTPIVILTDNVSDDRAKQCMAAGASSVVDKSSNNVTDFYGRIYAIFSYWLTVNHCQLAR; from the coding sequence GTGAGATCTAAACGGGTTTTAGTAGTCGAAGACAACCCGGACGACATCGCGCTTATCAGGCGCGTATTGGACAGGAAGGACATCCACTGTCAGCTTGAGTTTGTCGACAACGGCGCCAAAGCGCTTTACCAGGTGCAACAGGCAAAATACGACCTGATCATATTGGACATAGGGCTCCCCATCGCCAACGGCTTTGAGGTTATGTCCGCCGTGCGCAAGCCTGGCGCAAATCAGCACACGCCTATTGTGATACTGACAGACAACGTGTCCGACGATCGCGCCAAGCAGTGCATGGCTGCAGGAGCCTCCAGCGTTGTTGATAAATCCAGTAACAACGTCACTGACTTTTACGGTCGAATCTACGCAATTTTTTCGTACTGGCTGACCGTAAATCATTGCCAACTTGCCAGATAA
- a CDS encoding S24 family peptidase, which translates to MGTLNISEIRRINLRKIAEKHVSGHDRKGYQALTKKIGCHHSYLSQILKENPTKDIGPGFARKAEKALGLEPHSLDTPPWLSNLKDNIPDREQSIQEGIIKVAETFLITTTLPVMEVVNGNLKETGQTRHILGNASDRAFITHAIDRSMEPIINQHQLIAVDPALPLEDGVICLYWDGGGAVMGKYLGRNGGEIHPANEDRYRPIYLNQVTGGKYLGRIFKRLEQDF; encoded by the coding sequence ATGGGAACACTGAACATAAGCGAGATACGGCGGATCAATTTGAGGAAGATCGCCGAAAAACATGTGAGCGGGCATGACCGGAAAGGTTATCAAGCACTAACCAAGAAGATAGGGTGCCATCATTCCTACTTGTCTCAAATACTTAAAGAAAATCCTACAAAAGATATTGGACCAGGGTTTGCCCGGAAGGCTGAAAAAGCGTTAGGACTTGAACCACACTCTTTGGATACACCGCCATGGCTATCCAATCTTAAGGACAACATACCCGACCGCGAACAAAGCATCCAGGAAGGCATCATCAAGGTTGCGGAGACCTTTCTGATTACCACCACCCTCCCCGTAATGGAGGTTGTCAACGGCAATCTAAAGGAGACAGGACAAACCAGGCATATATTAGGCAACGCAAGCGATAGAGCATTTATCACTCATGCTATAGATAGGTCTATGGAACCCATCATTAACCAGCATCAGCTCATTGCTGTTGACCCTGCTTTACCACTAGAAGACGGCGTGATCTGCTTATATTGGGACGGAGGCGGCGCTGTTATGGGTAAGTATTTAGGCCGGAATGGCGGAGAAATACATCCTGCCAACGAAGACCGTTACCGCCCCATCTATTTAAACCAAGTCACCGGGGGAAAGTACTTAGGCAGGATATTCAAGCGGCTTGAGCAGGATTTTTAA